In Mycobacterium sp. JS623, one genomic interval encodes:
- a CDS encoding ABC transporter substrate-binding protein encodes MRALQKLGACVAALGLLVTSGCAGAGSLGASKNEVTIALVSNSQMTDAQKLSSEFEAANPGTKLKFITLSENQARAKITMSTAMGGSEFDVVMISNFETPQWAKDGWLLNLSDYAKKTPGYDANDFIPSLRDSLSYQGNMYSVPFYGESSFLMYRKDMFEKAGIKVDQSPNYQPQWQEVAQWAETIKAKGVSDAGICLRGKPGWGEVLAPLDTVINTFGGRWFDEKWNAQLNSPEVSKAVNFYVDLINKAGELGASSTGFQECANLFGQGQTAMWYDATSAVSVLEDPKTYPDLVGKIGYLPAPIVEKPNSGWLYTWSLGIPKGAKNPDGAWKFISWMTSKDYMKLVGEKLGWARVPPGSRTSTYTQLPQYQAISKSYGPLTLKSIEGATPNKPTVQPVPYTGIQFVGIPEFQDLGTRVSQQISAAIAGQKSVDDALAQAQEYADVVGRTYQEK; translated from the coding sequence GTGAGAGCGCTACAAAAATTAGGAGCGTGTGTCGCGGCCCTCGGGCTGCTGGTTACCTCCGGCTGTGCGGGCGCGGGCAGCCTCGGGGCCTCCAAGAACGAAGTGACGATCGCCCTGGTGTCCAACTCGCAGATGACCGATGCACAGAAGTTGTCGTCTGAGTTCGAGGCCGCCAATCCGGGCACGAAGCTGAAGTTCATCACGCTTTCGGAGAACCAGGCGCGCGCCAAGATCACGATGTCGACCGCGATGGGCGGCAGTGAGTTCGACGTGGTGATGATCAGCAACTTCGAAACCCCGCAGTGGGCGAAAGACGGCTGGCTGCTGAATCTTTCGGACTACGCGAAGAAGACTCCCGGCTACGACGCGAACGATTTCATCCCGTCGCTGCGGGATTCGCTGTCCTATCAGGGCAACATGTACTCGGTTCCGTTCTACGGTGAGTCGTCGTTCCTGATGTACCGCAAGGACATGTTCGAAAAGGCCGGCATCAAAGTCGACCAGTCGCCGAACTACCAGCCCCAGTGGCAGGAGGTCGCGCAGTGGGCGGAGACCATCAAGGCGAAAGGCGTTTCCGATGCCGGCATCTGCCTGCGCGGCAAGCCGGGTTGGGGCGAGGTGCTGGCCCCGCTGGACACGGTCATCAACACCTTCGGCGGGCGCTGGTTCGACGAGAAGTGGAACGCGCAGCTCAACAGCCCCGAGGTCAGCAAGGCCGTCAACTTCTACGTCGATCTGATCAACAAGGCAGGCGAACTCGGGGCGTCGTCAACGGGATTCCAGGAGTGCGCCAACCTCTTCGGTCAGGGCCAGACGGCCATGTGGTACGACGCGACGTCGGCGGTCTCGGTGCTCGAAGACCCGAAGACCTACCCCGACTTGGTCGGCAAGATCGGCTATCTGCCCGCCCCGATCGTCGAGAAGCCGAATTCCGGCTGGCTCTACACCTGGTCGCTCGGCATTCCCAAGGGCGCCAAGAATCCCGATGGCGCATGGAAGTTCATCTCGTGGATGACCAGCAAGGACTACATGAAGCTGGTCGGCGAGAAGCTCGGCTGGGCCCGCGTCCCACCGGGCAGCCGGACCTCGACCTACACACAGCTGCCGCAGTACCAGGCGATCTCGAAGTCGTACGGGCCGTTGACGTTGAAGTCGATCGAAGGTGCGACGCCGAACAAGCCGACGGTGCAGCCCGTTCCGTACACCGGTATCCAGTTCGTCGGGATCCCCGAATTCCAGGATCTCGGGACGCGGGTCAGCCAACAGATCAGCGCAGCGATCGCCGGACAGAAGTCCGTGGATGACGCGCTCGCACAAGCACAGGAATATGCCGATGTTGTCGGCCGGACCTATCAGGAGAAGTGA
- a CDS encoding carbohydrate ABC transporter permease, whose product MTTPLVRNNEKTTATTDSAAASKKKGRTFSPWGVVAWLVGLGFFFPVFWMVLTAFKQEGDAATSPPKLFFTPTLDQFKAVFDQGIGPAMLNSVWATGVSTLLVLALGTPAAFALSLRPVRKTQDALFFFMSTKMLPIVAAILPLYVIVSNIGLLDNIWALVILYTSMNLPIAVWMMRSFFLEVPGELLEAASLDGASLWRSVREVILPLVSPGIAATALICVIFAWNEFFFAVNLTAVNAQTMPVYLVGFIAGEGQYWAVLSAAATMAALPVILCGWFAQNKLVRGLSFGAIK is encoded by the coding sequence ATGACAACTCCACTTGTGAGAAACAACGAAAAGACGACGGCGACAACGGATTCAGCCGCGGCGTCGAAGAAGAAGGGCCGCACGTTCAGCCCGTGGGGAGTGGTGGCCTGGCTCGTCGGCCTCGGCTTCTTCTTCCCGGTGTTCTGGATGGTGCTGACGGCCTTCAAGCAGGAGGGCGACGCGGCGACCAGTCCGCCGAAACTGTTCTTCACGCCGACGCTCGATCAGTTCAAGGCGGTTTTCGATCAGGGCATCGGGCCCGCGATGCTGAACTCGGTCTGGGCCACCGGTGTTTCGACGCTACTGGTGCTCGCGCTCGGCACGCCTGCCGCGTTCGCGCTGTCGCTGCGGCCCGTCCGCAAGACGCAGGATGCGTTGTTTTTCTTCATGAGCACGAAGATGCTGCCGATCGTCGCGGCAATCCTGCCGCTCTACGTGATCGTGTCCAATATCGGTCTGCTGGACAACATCTGGGCTCTGGTCATTCTCTACACCTCGATGAACCTGCCGATCGCGGTGTGGATGATGCGGTCGTTCTTCCTCGAAGTGCCCGGCGAATTGCTCGAGGCGGCCAGCCTCGACGGCGCCAGCTTGTGGCGGTCCGTGCGTGAGGTGATCTTGCCGCTTGTGTCGCCGGGTATCGCGGCCACCGCGCTGATCTGTGTCATCTTCGCGTGGAACGAGTTCTTCTTCGCGGTGAACCTCACCGCGGTGAACGCTCAGACCATGCCGGTGTACCTCGTCGGATTCATCGCCGGTGAAGGTCAGTACTGGGCCGTGCTGTCGGCGGCCGCAACCATGGCTGCGCTGCCCGTGATCCTCTGCGGGTGGTTCGCCCAAAACAAGCTGGTGCGCGGACTTTCGTTCGGCGCGATCAAGTAA
- a CDS encoding carbohydrate ABC transporter permease — MTVTADTEADAGQLATAERVRKIREAQDAGVSRAEGWRRRGPLLPALIFMIVVTQIPFVFTLYYSTLSWNLVRPGSRQFVGLNNYIAVVKDSQFWTVALNTVVLIVVVVLVSALLGLLLALLLDRAFLGRGVVRTLLITPFLVTPVAAALIWKTTILDPTNGILNWVLSLVGIDKVDWIGQFPLTMVMVVLIWQWTPFMMLLILAGLQSMPRDILEAGRVDGAGAFQLFRELTLPHLRRFIELGVVLGAIYLVNTFDAIYMMTQGGPGIASANLPFYIYQRAFLGFDMGQAAAYAVVVVIFTMIIASFALRLIFKSFSGKEEAA, encoded by the coding sequence ATGACTGTTACAGCTGATACCGAAGCTGACGCCGGCCAGCTTGCAACCGCCGAACGGGTCCGCAAGATCCGTGAGGCTCAGGATGCAGGGGTCAGCCGCGCCGAAGGGTGGCGCAGGCGCGGGCCGTTGCTTCCCGCACTGATCTTCATGATCGTGGTCACCCAGATTCCATTCGTGTTCACGCTGTACTACTCGACGCTGTCATGGAACCTGGTTCGACCCGGGTCACGCCAGTTCGTCGGACTGAACAACTATATCGCGGTCGTCAAGGACAGCCAGTTCTGGACGGTGGCACTCAACACTGTTGTCCTGATCGTCGTCGTGGTGTTGGTGTCGGCGTTGCTCGGCCTGCTGCTCGCCCTGTTGCTCGATCGCGCTTTCCTGGGCCGCGGCGTCGTACGTACACTGCTGATCACCCCATTTCTCGTGACACCCGTTGCGGCAGCGCTGATCTGGAAGACCACGATCCTCGACCCGACGAACGGCATCTTGAACTGGGTGCTCTCGCTGGTTGGCATCGACAAGGTCGACTGGATCGGCCAGTTCCCGCTGACCATGGTGATGGTCGTGCTGATCTGGCAGTGGACGCCGTTCATGATGTTGCTGATCCTCGCCGGCCTCCAGTCGATGCCTCGCGACATCCTGGAGGCCGGTCGAGTCGACGGTGCGGGCGCGTTCCAACTCTTCCGCGAGTTGACGCTGCCCCACCTTCGGCGGTTCATCGAGTTGGGCGTCGTGCTCGGTGCGATCTATCTGGTCAACACCTTCGACGCCATCTACATGATGACCCAGGGCGGCCCTGGTATCGCCAGCGCGAACCTGCCGTTCTACATCTACCAGCGCGCGTTCCTCGGCTTCGACATGGGCCAGGCCGCGGCCTACGCCGTGGTGGTGGTGATCTTCACGATGATCATCGCGAGCTTCGCACTTCGGTTGATCTTCAAATCGTTCTCCGGCAAGGAAGAGGCGGCCTAG
- a CDS encoding NAD(P)-dependent alcohol dehydrogenase yields the protein MRSAVLVEPGRIEMEERPIPKPVPGDVLVRVSSVGVCGSDTHYYRHGRIGNFVVDAPLVLGHEAAGTIVDVGAGVDGSRIGERVSIEPQRPDPDSDETRRGHYNLCPHMRFYGTPPIDGAFCDYVTIGAGYAHRVPDSVSDDAAALCEPLSVGIAAVRKAGLDGGSRVLITGAGPIGIVLTQVARAYGATDIVVSDPDGDRRAQAKQFGATHVLDPTAEPIGELGVDAFIDASGAPSAVFDGIHAVRPAGTVVLVGSGAESMELPTQLIQNRELVLTGVFRYANTWPTAIALVESGRVDLDAMVTAHFPLEKAAEALDSDRTPGSVKSVVTVS from the coding sequence ATGCGGTCGGCCGTACTCGTCGAGCCAGGTCGGATCGAGATGGAGGAGCGGCCGATACCGAAACCGGTTCCTGGCGACGTGCTGGTGCGGGTGTCGTCCGTCGGCGTGTGTGGGTCCGATACGCACTACTACCGGCACGGCCGGATCGGGAACTTCGTCGTCGACGCGCCCTTGGTGCTCGGCCACGAGGCCGCGGGCACGATCGTCGACGTCGGTGCCGGCGTCGACGGCTCGCGCATCGGCGAGCGCGTGTCCATCGAACCGCAGCGGCCCGACCCCGACAGCGACGAAACGCGCCGCGGCCACTACAACCTCTGCCCGCATATGCGCTTCTATGGCACACCGCCGATCGACGGGGCGTTCTGCGATTACGTCACCATCGGCGCGGGGTACGCCCATCGGGTGCCCGACTCGGTGTCCGATGATGCCGCGGCTCTGTGTGAGCCGCTGTCGGTCGGCATCGCCGCGGTCCGCAAGGCGGGTCTCGACGGCGGTTCACGGGTGCTGATCACCGGCGCGGGCCCGATCGGCATCGTGCTCACTCAAGTCGCACGGGCCTACGGCGCCACCGACATCGTGGTCAGCGATCCCGATGGCGATCGTCGCGCGCAGGCTAAGCAATTCGGGGCCACCCACGTTCTCGACCCGACGGCCGAACCGATAGGCGAGTTGGGCGTCGACGCGTTCATCGACGCCTCGGGGGCGCCCTCGGCCGTCTTCGATGGCATCCACGCGGTGCGGCCGGCCGGCACGGTCGTCCTCGTCGGGTCGGGCGCCGAATCGATGGAGCTGCCGACGCAGTTGATCCAGAACCGGGAGTTGGTCCTCACCGGGGTGTTCCGCTACGCCAACACGTGGCCGACGGCGATCGCACTCGTCGAGTCCGGCCGGGTGGACCTCGACGCGATGGTGACTGCACACTTCCCGTTGGAGAAGGCTGCTGAGGCCCTCGACTCCGACCGAACGCCGGGTAGCGTCAAGAGTGTGGTGACGGTGTCATGA
- a CDS encoding sugar-binding transcriptional regulator: protein MGGQVVSNARDRGATPEDLRLALRAATLYYLDGLTQAEIASRLGVSRPTAGRLVARAKARGLVRIDVVVPPDMRDNLHADEERELEQRYGLTEVVVAGHGVDVGAHGRPAAYASVGRAAAALLMRRLSPDDVLGFTWGPEQVAVADALAPGVASCRAVVQLDGAMSTAAYQTGTEFILGRCADMLRATTIRLPAPLYADPSTVVSMRSDSLISRTLEAGRQADVMLFGVGAVSTSTTLFEGSFVDTKMLDELDSLGAVGEIGGRFFDVDGTPVDTELQQRAVSVPLEDVRACEKTILISSGATKHHATLGALRGKLARLLVCDIDCARWLLAQ from the coding sequence ATCGGCGGCCAGGTCGTGTCGAACGCGCGGGATCGCGGAGCCACCCCCGAAGACCTGCGGCTGGCGTTGCGGGCGGCCACGCTCTACTACCTCGACGGCCTCACCCAGGCCGAGATCGCCTCTCGACTCGGCGTCTCGCGCCCCACAGCCGGCCGGCTCGTTGCGCGGGCCAAGGCCAGGGGCCTCGTCCGCATCGACGTCGTCGTCCCGCCGGATATGCGCGACAACCTGCACGCCGATGAGGAACGCGAACTCGAACAGCGCTACGGGCTGACCGAAGTCGTGGTCGCGGGCCACGGTGTCGACGTCGGTGCACACGGTCGGCCGGCCGCATACGCCAGCGTGGGCCGCGCCGCCGCCGCGCTGTTGATGCGTCGGCTGTCTCCCGATGACGTCCTCGGATTCACCTGGGGCCCTGAGCAAGTCGCGGTGGCTGACGCGCTCGCACCGGGCGTTGCGAGCTGCCGTGCCGTGGTCCAACTCGACGGTGCGATGTCGACAGCCGCCTATCAGACCGGCACCGAGTTCATCCTCGGTCGATGCGCGGACATGCTGCGGGCCACCACGATTCGGCTACCGGCACCGCTGTACGCCGACCCCTCGACCGTCGTCTCGATGCGCAGCGACTCGCTGATCTCGCGCACCCTTGAGGCCGGCAGGCAGGCCGACGTGATGCTGTTCGGAGTCGGCGCGGTGTCGACGTCGACGACGTTGTTCGAGGGCAGCTTCGTGGACACCAAGATGCTCGACGAGCTGGACTCCCTGGGTGCGGTCGGCGAGATCGGCGGGCGGTTCTTCGACGTCGACGGCACACCTGTCGACACCGAACTGCAGCAGCGCGCGGTATCCGTTCCGCTCGAAGACGTCCGCGCCTGCGAGAAGACCATCCTGATCTCCAGCGGAGCGACCAAGCACCACGCCACGCTCGGGGCGTTGCGCGGCAAACTCGCCCGACTTCTGGTGTGTGACATCGATTGTGCCCGTTGGCTATTGGCACAGTGA
- a CDS encoding DUF4032 domain-containing protein, with translation MTEFRLRTPSPGLLALPWDRPLSEWTVPDVPLRDIAVGPSRHLVKFVDADDTLWAVKDMPPRIAAKEYDVLRRLEDMGLPAVRPAGLVLQPEFDTAILVTRYLEGSWQYRRLFMRLPPDQPKHRERLLDAMAGLLVELHRHGVFWGDCSLANTLFSRDGQILQAWLVDAETSEVHPTLSRGQREHDLDIMVENVAMGMVDLAERLDQSALEDVLIAEAEQTRDRYNRLWDALHAEPMFDFADRYRVEGTVRRLNELGFAVDEVALQPVSDSPSRLKIRVAVGDRRYHAQRLQELTGLDVGEGQAQILLGDLQAYQAALCREAGHDVDDSTAARLWVIEVLTPYERLAHDVVGNKGTPIQAYCDLLEVRWLLSEEAGHDVGTNKALAALARDVIPVDSAAKLAIAELPTAPMAVLRDD, from the coding sequence ATGACCGAGTTCCGGCTTCGCACACCATCTCCCGGGCTGCTGGCGCTGCCGTGGGACCGGCCGCTCTCGGAGTGGACCGTCCCCGATGTGCCACTGCGCGACATCGCGGTCGGTCCCAGCCGCCACCTGGTGAAGTTCGTCGACGCCGACGACACACTGTGGGCCGTCAAGGACATGCCACCGCGCATCGCGGCCAAGGAGTACGACGTGCTGCGCAGGCTCGAAGACATGGGCCTGCCTGCTGTGCGTCCCGCAGGACTGGTGCTGCAACCAGAATTCGACACCGCGATTCTGGTCACCCGTTACCTCGAGGGGTCCTGGCAGTACCGCCGGCTGTTCATGCGGCTGCCGCCCGATCAACCCAAGCACCGCGAGCGCCTGTTGGATGCCATGGCGGGCCTGCTGGTGGAACTGCATCGACACGGCGTCTTTTGGGGCGACTGCTCGCTGGCGAACACGTTGTTCTCCCGCGACGGCCAGATCCTTCAGGCCTGGCTCGTCGACGCCGAAACCTCGGAAGTGCACCCGACTTTGAGCCGCGGACAACGTGAACACGACCTCGACATCATGGTCGAGAACGTCGCGATGGGCATGGTGGATCTCGCCGAACGACTGGACCAGTCGGCGTTGGAGGATGTGTTGATCGCCGAGGCGGAGCAGACCAGGGACCGTTACAACAGACTGTGGGACGCGCTTCACGCCGAGCCGATGTTCGACTTCGCCGATCGCTACCGGGTCGAGGGAACCGTGCGCCGGCTCAACGAGCTCGGCTTCGCCGTCGACGAAGTCGCGCTGCAGCCGGTCAGCGACAGTCCGAGCCGCCTCAAAATCCGTGTCGCCGTTGGTGATCGGCGCTACCACGCGCAACGTCTGCAAGAGCTGACCGGCTTGGACGTCGGCGAGGGACAAGCCCAGATCCTACTCGGCGACCTACAGGCGTATCAGGCTGCGCTGTGCCGCGAGGCGGGTCATGACGTCGACGACTCGACTGCCGCGCGGCTGTGGGTCATCGAGGTGCTCACGCCATACGAGCGGCTGGCGCACGACGTCGTCGGCAACAAGGGCACGCCGATCCAGGCCTACTGCGACCTGCTCGAGGTGCGGTGGCTGCTGAGCGAGGAGGCCGGCCACGACGTCGGCACCAACAAGGCGCTTGCGGCGTTGGCCCGCGACGTGATCCCCGTCGACTCCGCGGCGAAACTCGCGATCGCAGAACTGCCGACCGCGCCGATGGCGGTGCTGCGGGACGACTGA
- a CDS encoding mannitol dehydrogenase family protein, protein MKLTKSTLAQLSIDKPTYDRDEIGIGIVHFGVGGFHRAHQAMYVDRLLEMGLAKDWGICGVGVLPADRKMADVLTAQDGLYTLLLENPDGSRAARVIGSIVDYRYAPDDPDAVVELLAAPSTRIISLTITEGGYNIDSLGEEVNVFGLVADAMARRRDRGVPSPTIVSCDNIEGNGHVARHAFTTYAERVHPGLGEWMETNTRFPNSMVDRITPVTTPDVIAVLADEFGTEDQWPVAAEPFTSWVLEDDFSDGRPPLEKADVLLVDDVTPYELMKLRLLNASHQSLCYFAYLAGYRLVHDAAADPLFAEFLLQYMDSEATPTLKPVPGIDLPDYKRTLIERFANPGVKDTIARLCFGSSDRIPKWLLPVIRANLASGGPVRLSAATVASWARYAEGVDEDGQPIDVQDQLADTLVPLAQSQHTHPTAFIENTDVFGDLAAQPRFVEAYLWALDSLHREGSRATLETLLKETT, encoded by the coding sequence ATGAAGCTGACCAAGTCGACACTGGCGCAGCTCTCGATCGACAAGCCGACCTACGATCGCGACGAGATCGGTATCGGCATAGTGCATTTCGGGGTCGGCGGCTTTCACCGCGCGCATCAGGCGATGTATGTCGACCGACTGCTGGAGATGGGTCTCGCCAAGGATTGGGGCATCTGCGGCGTCGGCGTGCTGCCCGCCGACCGCAAAATGGCCGACGTGCTGACCGCGCAGGACGGCCTGTACACGCTGCTGCTCGAGAACCCGGACGGCAGCCGCGCCGCCCGAGTGATTGGATCGATCGTCGACTACCGCTACGCGCCCGACGATCCGGACGCGGTCGTCGAACTGCTCGCCGCGCCCAGCACCCGGATCATCTCGCTGACTATCACCGAAGGCGGCTACAACATCGACAGTCTCGGCGAGGAGGTCAACGTCTTCGGTCTCGTCGCCGATGCCATGGCGCGACGGCGCGACCGCGGCGTCCCCTCCCCGACGATCGTGTCGTGCGACAACATCGAAGGCAATGGTCACGTCGCGCGGCACGCGTTCACCACCTACGCCGAGCGAGTGCACCCCGGCCTCGGCGAGTGGATGGAAACCAACACCCGCTTCCCCAATTCGATGGTGGACCGCATTACCCCGGTCACCACGCCCGACGTGATCGCTGTGCTGGCAGACGAATTCGGCACCGAAGACCAGTGGCCAGTGGCCGCCGAACCGTTCACGTCGTGGGTGCTCGAGGATGACTTCTCTGACGGCAGACCGCCGCTGGAGAAGGCCGACGTGTTGTTGGTCGACGACGTGACGCCGTATGAGTTGATGAAGCTGCGACTGCTCAACGCCAGCCACCAAAGCCTCTGCTATTTCGCGTACCTGGCCGGCTACCGGTTGGTGCATGACGCGGCTGCTGATCCACTGTTCGCCGAATTCCTGCTTCAGTACATGGATTCCGAGGCCACACCGACACTCAAGCCGGTGCCGGGCATCGACCTGCCCGATTACAAACGCACGCTGATCGAGCGGTTCGCCAACCCCGGCGTCAAGGACACCATCGCGCGGCTCTGCTTCGGTTCGTCGGACCGCATTCCGAAGTGGCTGCTTCCGGTCATCCGGGCGAACCTCGCGTCGGGCGGTCCGGTGCGGCTGTCGGCGGCGACGGTGGCCAGCTGGGCACGGTATGCGGAGGGCGTCGACGAAGACGGTCAACCCATCGACGTCCAGGACCAGCTCGCCGACACACTGGTGCCGTTGGCGCAGTCACAGCACACGCATCCGACGGCGTTCATCGAAAACACCGACGTATTCGGCGATCTCGCGGCGCAGCCACGATTTGTCGAGGCATACCTGTGGGCGCTGGATTCGCTGCACCGCGAAGGGTCGCGCGCGACGCTGGAGACGCTGCTGAAGGAGACGACATGA
- a CDS encoding ABC transporter ATP-binding protein — MAAITYKNASCIYEGSDKLAVDSLNLDISDGEFIVLVGPSGSGKSTALRMLAGLEDIDEGAIEIGGKDMTGVPSKDRDIAMVFQNYALYPNKTVAENMGFALKLRGVSADERRKKVEEAAKILDLTDFLDRKPAKLSGGQRQRVAMGRAIVREPQVFCMDEPLSNLDAKLRVQTRTQIAALQRRLGTTTVYVTHDQVEAMTMGDRVAVLRFGKLQQFASPNDLYDKPANAFVAGFIGSPAMNLVTLPVTADGVKIGDSTLELERDQLTKLSDAGLSEVTFGIRPEQLELTDSGGVEVVVDLVEDLGSEAYVYTHAGSGVELVARCNPRTAPKLADTVRLRRHPEGAVHLFHPQTGERIN, encoded by the coding sequence ATGGCCGCAATCACTTACAAGAACGCCTCCTGCATCTACGAAGGCTCGGACAAGCTCGCGGTTGACTCGCTCAACCTCGACATCTCCGACGGCGAATTCATCGTGCTGGTGGGTCCGTCGGGCTCGGGCAAGAGCACCGCGCTGCGCATGCTCGCCGGACTCGAGGACATCGACGAGGGTGCCATCGAGATCGGTGGCAAGGACATGACCGGTGTGCCTTCCAAGGACCGCGACATCGCGATGGTGTTTCAGAACTACGCGCTGTACCCGAACAAGACCGTTGCCGAGAACATGGGCTTCGCGTTGAAGCTGCGCGGCGTGTCAGCCGATGAGCGACGCAAGAAGGTCGAAGAGGCCGCGAAGATCCTGGATCTCACCGACTTCCTGGATCGCAAGCCGGCCAAGCTTTCTGGCGGTCAGCGTCAGCGTGTGGCGATGGGCCGCGCCATCGTCCGCGAGCCCCAGGTGTTCTGCATGGACGAGCCGCTCAGCAACCTCGATGCCAAGCTGCGTGTGCAGACGCGTACCCAGATCGCTGCGCTGCAACGCAGACTCGGCACCACCACCGTCTACGTCACCCACGACCAAGTGGAAGCCATGACGATGGGTGACCGAGTGGCCGTCCTGCGGTTCGGCAAGTTGCAGCAATTCGCTTCTCCCAACGACCTTTACGACAAGCCGGCCAATGCGTTCGTCGCGGGCTTCATCGGCTCACCGGCCATGAACCTGGTGACATTGCCGGTCACGGCGGACGGGGTCAAGATCGGTGACTCGACGCTGGAACTCGAACGCGATCAGCTGACCAAGCTCAGTGACGCAGGCCTGTCCGAGGTTACGTTCGGAATTCGCCCCGAGCAGCTCGAACTCACCGATTCGGGCGGCGTGGAGGTCGTCGTCGACCTGGTCGAGGACCTCGGTAGCGAAGCGTACGTGTACACACACGCAGGATCCGGTGTCGAGTTAGTGGCGCGGTGCAACCCGCGCACGGCGCCGAAACTGGCCGACACGGTGCGGCTACGCAGGCATCCCGAAGGGGCGGTTCACCTCTTCCATCCGCAGACGGGCGAACGCATCAACTGA
- a CDS encoding carbohydrate kinase family protein, with protein sequence MTVPGAPQRALVIGEALIDIVKREGGAAGEHVGGSPLNVAVGLARLGRGADFLTHIGDDQRGRRIVDHLKQSGVQLVSGSTTAARTPTALATLDANGSAQYVFDIDWQLTGTPEVAPPLVAHTGSIATVLEPGCRATAALIDTYRPSATVTFDPNVRPALIEDDDIARGRIDRWIERCDVVKASDEDMRWIDPNRSPEQIAKTWLALGPSIVAVTTGEAGAFAMCAAGMVRVPALQVNVVDTVGAGDAFMSGLIDALWSLGLLGAERRPHLARIDVDALTGVVQTAALSAALTVARAGADLPDRATRDAAAAGSGPLLPQPG encoded by the coding sequence ATGACCGTACCTGGCGCGCCGCAACGGGCGCTGGTGATCGGCGAGGCGCTGATCGACATCGTGAAGCGAGAAGGCGGGGCCGCAGGCGAACACGTCGGCGGCAGCCCGCTGAATGTCGCCGTGGGACTCGCGCGGCTGGGTCGCGGCGCAGACTTCCTGACTCACATCGGCGACGACCAACGCGGTCGCCGCATCGTCGACCACCTCAAACAGTCTGGCGTGCAATTGGTCTCGGGCAGCACGACTGCCGCGCGTACACCAACCGCCTTGGCGACACTGGACGCCAACGGTTCGGCGCAGTATGTCTTCGACATCGACTGGCAATTGACAGGAACGCCAGAGGTCGCGCCGCCGCTCGTCGCGCACACCGGATCGATCGCGACGGTGCTCGAGCCGGGTTGCCGCGCCACCGCCGCGCTGATCGACACGTATCGGCCGTCGGCGACAGTGACGTTCGATCCCAATGTGCGGCCTGCGCTCATCGAGGACGACGACATCGCCCGCGGCCGCATCGATCGCTGGATCGAACGCTGCGACGTGGTCAAGGCCAGCGACGAGGACATGCGCTGGATCGACCCCAACCGCTCCCCCGAGCAGATTGCCAAGACGTGGCTGGCGCTGGGCCCGTCGATCGTCGCGGTGACGACGGGCGAGGCGGGTGCGTTTGCGATGTGCGCGGCGGGAATGGTGCGAGTGCCCGCGCTGCAGGTGAACGTCGTGGACACCGTCGGCGCGGGCGACGCGTTCATGTCGGGCCTGATCGACGCGTTGTGGTCACTTGGCCTGCTCGGGGCCGAGCGACGGCCGCACTTGGCCCGCATCGATGTCGACGCGCTGACCGGGGTGGTGCAGACAGCCGCGCTGTCCGCGGCATTGACAGTGGCTCGCGCCGGCGCTGACCTGCCCGATCGCGCGACCAGGGACGCGGCGGCGGCCGGGTCGGGCCCGTTGTTGCCTCAGCCGGGCTAG